A stretch of DNA from Tissierella sp.:
TAGCGAGATGACACAAAGACTATCCCTTATTTCTAAATGTGGGTAAAAATTATAATTAAGTATATTATCATATTGTTTCCATATAAATTGTATGTATTCAAGAGAATCAAGTGATGTAATTTAAAATAGAAATTCATAATAAGATGTTCGTATAAAAGTATTACTATTAAACATAATAAGAGTAGATATATAATTAAGGAGGTAAAACATGGAAGCAAATGAAAATTTCTACGAAATAAAGGACAGATTCATAGCTGCAGATTTAGATACTAAGATTCAAATTTACACTACAGTACAGGGTTTATCGGTGGAACAATATAAAGAATTATTGAGTGTTTTTCCCATTAAATATCTAGATAAATTAGAAAAAGCTATGAATTAAATTCTATGAGGATTGAAGGATAATATTTCTTTCAATCCTTTATCATTTAGTGGGAAATATGATATTATAGTTTAAATAAGATTATTAGGGGGAATATTATTTGAAAAAAACATTGCTAATATTATTAGTTTTTTCTATATCACTAGCCTGTCTTTTAATAGCAACAGAAGCAAATACATTTGATCTTAAGAAATATCTAAATTCCTTTGACAAGCATGACACAATGGATGTAACTGGAAAAAGCTTTCGAGAATTAGGGGATATCACAAATGATTTATTTGAATACTTAAGGGGTAAGTCAGGGGACGAAATTCTAGAACCTAATTTCAATGAACGAGAAATACTACATATGAGGGATGTACAGGTATTGTTCAAATATGGTTTTATATTAAAATACGTATCTGTTATTTTAGCTCTTGCAATAATAATTTATTTTAGAATAAAGAGAGATGTCAAGATTGTTGGTAGATACATGTATAAAGGCTTATTTGCTAATTGGATTTTAGTGGGAATCTTAGGATTAATGGTGTATTTTAATTTTGATAAATACTTTACTATTTTTCATAAAATATTCTTTAGTAATGATCTTTGGCTTTTAAATCCAGAAACAGATCTTCTTATTCAAATGTTACCAGAAGAATTTTTTATTTCCATGGCAATAAGTATTATGTTATCTTTTCTTGGTTTTGTGGCAACAATACAAGGTATAGGATATGCTACAGCCAGGAAGGAGAAGGGTAATAGTGAAAAAAAATTCAAATGGTTCAAAAGAGATTCGAAAGATTAAAGAAAGACAAAGAGTATTAGATAATTTTTATACTAAACAAATGAAAAAAGGAAAAACTACTAGAGCGGATATATTAGATAAAATATCTCTAGGAATAGTAATTACTATATTTATGTTTTTATTATTATATAAGATAATAGGCAGCTTTATTATATCTATGATTTTGGGTCTTATGCTTTCAGTTTTAATGGGATATTATGTAATGAAATTAAATAAAAAAACAAGATGTAAGAAAATAGAACAAATAAAAAATGATTATAAGTTAAAACTAGAAGAAGAAAAGGTATTACTCCATGATGAAGATATAGAAGACTACATAGTAAATAGATACTATGAAAAAAAAACTGAAATAAAGTCAAGTGTTAATTTTTTCAGTAAAGATAAGGTATTTAAGCTATATCTTTTGTTTTTGATTTTTTATGTCATATCGTATTTTACAAGTTATAAAATCTATTATAAGATAATGGCTGTTTTGTGTTTTGCAACAGCATCTTTTATAGGTGCATATAATATTACTGAATATATAAGAGAAAAAGAGAATAAGGATTTACTTAATTAGTAACTTACTATATAATATAATTGTTAGTTAGACAGAGTAGGTAAAGAGCGTTAAGTGTTAAGGGATGGGAAGTTGCCCTTAAACGAAGGATGTTTGTCTGCGATTCTTTACCGCGTCCGCTGAATCATTAAAGAATTCTCTCTTCTTTATTGTGACAGTTGCCTGTCATTAACAAAAGAAAGGAGGAATAAAGTGAATAATTTTAGTAATGGTAAAATCAGTACAAAAACTCTCGTTCAGGCTGGTTTCTTAGTAGCTCTTTCTATTGTTTTAACAAGA
This window harbors:
- a CDS encoding TIGR01906 family membrane protein, translated to MKKTLLILLVFSISLACLLIATEANTFDLKKYLNSFDKHDTMDVTGKSFRELGDITNDLFEYLRGKSGDEILEPNFNEREILHMRDVQVLFKYGFILKYVSVILALAIIIYFRIKRDVKIVGRYMYKGLFANWILVGILGLMVYFNFDKYFTIFHKIFFSNDLWLLNPETDLLIQMLPEEFFISMAISIMLSFLGFVATIQGIGYATARKEKGNSEKKFKWFKRDSKD